The following are encoded in a window of Risungbinella massiliensis genomic DNA:
- a CDS encoding NUDIX hydrolase has translation MNKELYFQYQWRYTKEDLKFCPRCGHRFSLENLHIPNQPQLLCHYCQFVFYLDPKLVVVAVVLNREKNKVLLLQRNEEPRKDLWAFPGGHVERGHDLFEVIKNEVKEETGLSVEVNEIITCPISLRSDCGS, from the coding sequence ATGAACAAAGAGCTTTACTTTCAATATCAGTGGAGATATACAAAAGAGGATCTAAAATTTTGTCCTCGTTGTGGACACCGATTTTCGCTAGAAAACTTACATATTCCCAACCAACCGCAACTACTTTGTCATTATTGTCAATTTGTCTTCTACTTAGATCCAAAGTTAGTAGTAGTGGCAGTGGTTCTAAATAGAGAAAAAAATAAAGTATTACTTCTTCAAAGAAACGAAGAGCCTAGGAAAGACTTATGGGCATTTCCAGGAGGACATGTAGAACGTGGACATGATCTTTTTGAAGTAATAAAAAATGAGGTAAAAGAAGAAACAGGTCTTTCTGTAGAGGTTAATGAAATTATAACTTGTCCAATTAGTCTACGAAGCGATTGCGGATCATGA
- a CDS encoding UDP-N-acetylmuramoyl-tripeptide--D-alanyl-D-alanine ligase: MKARLSWIQEVTKADLLSIVPSDEALIAWGVSTDTRTLQENQLFVPLVGDQFNGHHYLDRAVAQGAVAAFWQKDHPVPADLKVPLLLVEDTLTALQQLAHAYRMTLDIPIIGITGSNGKTTTKDLVASVLQTRFRVHKTKGNLNNHIGLPLTLLSIEEETEIAVVEMGMSGKGEIALLSQITRPTHAIITNIGESHIEFLGSREAIAEAKLEILEGLSTKGMFVYDGEEPLLQERVKSITQQKIPVGWSKEQVDSPEDIEMEGDTYTFISRKSQHRFTLPILGRHNILNALYAIEIGRALGLTEDEIATGLSQVTVTGMRLEKVTGKNGITIINDAYNASPTSMKAALHLLVEIEPDREKWALLGEIREIGGTWEEEYHRDLGRNAVELGIDCLLTVGEKGKWIADGAKERNHEGKLQIHSFVDRQEASNWLLQHSNENTVLLVKASRGAQLDQVVKIITEGA, from the coding sequence ATGAAGGCCAGACTTAGTTGGATTCAAGAAGTGACCAAAGCGGACTTACTCTCTATCGTGCCTTCGGATGAAGCTCTTATCGCTTGGGGAGTAAGTACCGATACGAGAACGTTGCAAGAAAATCAATTATTTGTGCCATTAGTGGGAGATCAGTTTAACGGACATCATTATTTAGATCGAGCGGTAGCTCAAGGAGCAGTCGCAGCTTTTTGGCAAAAAGATCACCCTGTTCCGGCTGATCTAAAGGTACCGCTGTTACTGGTAGAGGATACCTTAACAGCATTACAACAGCTAGCACATGCTTATCGAATGACCCTCGATATCCCAATCATTGGTATCACGGGTAGCAACGGAAAGACAACTACCAAAGATCTAGTGGCTTCCGTGCTTCAGACACGTTTTCGTGTTCATAAGACAAAAGGGAATCTCAACAATCATATTGGATTACCTCTTACTTTGTTATCGATTGAAGAGGAAACAGAGATAGCAGTGGTAGAAATGGGAATGAGTGGGAAAGGTGAGATTGCACTACTATCTCAGATCACAAGACCTACACATGCCATTATTACCAATATAGGGGAGTCTCATATTGAATTTTTGGGAAGCCGAGAAGCAATTGCAGAGGCAAAACTAGAGATCTTGGAAGGACTCTCCACAAAGGGTATGTTTGTCTACGATGGAGAAGAACCTCTCTTACAAGAGCGAGTAAAATCTATCACGCAACAAAAGATTCCAGTAGGCTGGAGCAAAGAGCAAGTAGATTCACCTGAAGATATCGAGATGGAAGGCGACACATACACCTTTATCTCTCGCAAGTCTCAGCATCGTTTTACCTTACCGATCTTAGGACGTCATAATATCTTGAACGCACTTTATGCTATTGAAATCGGTAGAGCTTTGGGGTTAACAGAAGACGAAATTGCCACAGGGCTTTCTCAAGTAACAGTTACTGGGATGCGTTTAGAAAAGGTAACTGGAAAAAATGGAATCACGATTATTAATGATGCATACAACGCAAGTCCTACTTCTATGAAAGCAGCTCTTCATCTGCTAGTAGAAATAGAACCTGATCGAGAAAAGTGGGCACTACTTGGGGAGATTCGAGAAATTGGAGGAACATGGGAAGAGGAGTATCACCGAGATCTTGGTCGTAACGCTGTAGAGCTGGGGATTGATTGTCTTCTAACCGTGGGTGAAAAAGGAAAATGGATTGCAGATGGAGCAAAAGAACGAAATCATGAAGGAAAGCTTCAAATTCATTCTTTTGTTGATCGGCAAGAAGCATCCAATTGGCTCCTCCAACATAGCAATGAAAACACTGTCTTACTCGTAAAAGCTTCTCGAGGTGCTCAACTAGATCAAGTCGTAAAAATCATTACTGAAGGAGCGTAG
- a CDS encoding type I restriction endonuclease subunit R gives MAVGQRERVTQDRVVELFQSKLGYRYFGSWHDRANNRNIEESLLRDYLSKQGYSQDLITKAIYELTRTATNQSRDLYENNKAVYSLLRYGVKVKENVGENMQTVWLIDWNNPQNNDFAIAEEVSIKVEHKKRPDIVLYVNGIALGILELKRSTVSVSEGIRQNLDNQQKDFIRPFFSTIQIVMAGNDTEGIRYGVIDTPEKYYLTWKEACEIENVLDRHIVQLCQKERLLELIHDFIVYDRGIKKLCRHNQYFGVKAAQESLRIREGGIIWHTQGSGKSLVMVWLTKWIRENIKDARVLIITDRTELDEQIEKVFKGVDEEIYRTHSGNDLIEKLNATTPWLVCSLIHKFGKKEEADYDAYIEELNNSLPKDFKSKGDLYVLVDECHRTQSGKLHKAMKHILPNTLFVGFTDTPLLKKDKQKSIEVFGKYIHTYKFDEAVADQVVLDLRYEARNIDQNITSPAKIDQWFTAKTKGLTDYALAQLKKKWGTMQRVLSSRSRLEKVVADILLDMEIKDRLQNGRGNAILVAGSIYEACKYYELFQSHGFTKCAIIS, from the coding sequence ATGGCAGTGGGACAACGAGAGCGAGTTACGCAAGATCGAGTGGTAGAGTTGTTTCAAAGCAAGCTAGGTTATCGGTATTTTGGTTCTTGGCATGATCGAGCAAACAATCGCAATATCGAAGAGAGTCTGTTGCGAGATTATTTGTCCAAACAAGGATATAGCCAAGACCTGATCACCAAGGCAATCTATGAGTTAACGAGAACAGCTACCAATCAGAGTAGAGACCTCTATGAGAACAATAAAGCAGTGTATTCTCTGTTGCGTTATGGGGTGAAGGTAAAAGAAAATGTCGGCGAGAACATGCAGACGGTCTGGCTGATCGATTGGAACAATCCTCAAAACAATGATTTTGCCATCGCCGAAGAAGTCTCGATCAAAGTGGAACACAAAAAACGTCCGGATATTGTGCTCTATGTGAATGGGATCGCGCTGGGGATCTTGGAGCTAAAACGTAGTACGGTCTCTGTCTCGGAAGGAATTCGCCAAAATCTGGACAATCAGCAGAAAGATTTTATCCGTCCTTTTTTCTCGACTATCCAGATTGTCATGGCGGGTAATGATACCGAGGGCATTCGCTATGGAGTGATCGATACTCCCGAAAAGTACTATCTCACTTGGAAAGAAGCCTGTGAGATAGAGAATGTCCTAGATAGGCATATTGTACAGCTCTGCCAAAAAGAGAGACTACTAGAGCTGATCCATGACTTTATCGTCTATGATCGGGGGATCAAGAAGCTCTGTCGCCATAATCAATATTTTGGGGTGAAGGCAGCTCAAGAGAGCTTGCGTATTCGTGAAGGCGGCATTATCTGGCACACGCAAGGAAGCGGCAAGAGCTTGGTGATGGTCTGGCTGACTAAGTGGATCAGGGAGAATATCAAAGACGCTCGGGTGTTGATCATTACGGATCGCACGGAACTGGACGAGCAGATCGAAAAGGTGTTCAAAGGCGTGGATGAAGAGATTTACCGCACTCACAGCGGAAATGATCTGATCGAAAAACTAAATGCCACCACACCATGGCTGGTCTGTTCGCTCATCCATAAGTTCGGCAAGAAAGAAGAGGCAGATTACGATGCCTATATTGAAGAGCTGAACAATAGTCTGCCCAAAGACTTCAAGTCCAAGGGAGATCTCTATGTATTGGTGGATGAGTGTCATCGTACCCAATCAGGGAAGCTACATAAAGCGATGAAGCATATCTTGCCCAATACGTTGTTTGTTGGGTTTACTGATACCCCATTGTTAAAAAAGGATAAACAAAAAAGCATCGAGGTATTTGGTAAGTACATTCACACCTACAAGTTTGACGAAGCGGTTGCCGATCAAGTGGTGTTAGATTTGCGCTACGAAGCTCGCAACATTGACCAAAATATCACTTCACCAGCCAAGATCGACCAGTGGTTTACTGCCAAGACCAAAGGCTTGACCGATTATGCCCTTGCCCAACTGAAGAAGAAGTGGGGCACGATGCAACGTGTCCTAAGCTCCAGATCCAGATTGGAAAAGGTAGTAGCCGATATTTTACTGGATATGGAGATCAAAGACCGCTTACAAAATGGCAGAGGGAATGCCATCTTAGTCGCAGGTAGTATTTATGAGGCGTGCAAGTATTATGAGCTGTTTCAAAGCCATGGTTTTACCAAATGTGCGATTATTAGCTAG
- the mraY gene encoding phospho-N-acetylmuramoyl-pentapeptide-transferase encodes MIIPTLRRLKFGQSIREEGPQAHLKKAGTPTMGGTLILISIVLTALPFSSAVLMTNTNRDQVINADLFFLLFATLGYGIIGFLDDYIKVVMKRSLGLTAAQKLLGQLFIGLVLFWVLLTVRTAEGTKLGAIFSVDLPFTDYELTLTWLYLPLLLLMMIGASNAVNLTDGLDGLLAGTAAVAYGAYAIIGMVQSNYTVAIFSISVVGALLGFLVFNAHPAKVFMGDTGSLALGGGIAALAIITETEFLLPIIGGVFVVEALSVMLQVASFKTRGKRIFRMSPLHHHYELVGWSEWRVVTTFWFAGLVLAVIGVVIEIWA; translated from the coding sequence ATGATTATTCCCACCTTACGCAGATTAAAATTTGGTCAAAGTATTCGTGAGGAAGGACCGCAAGCGCATTTGAAAAAAGCAGGTACACCTACAATGGGTGGAACCTTAATTCTAATATCGATTGTCTTGACCGCTTTACCATTTAGTAGCGCAGTATTGATGACCAATACCAATCGTGACCAAGTGATTAACGCGGACTTGTTTTTCCTTTTATTTGCAACGTTAGGTTATGGAATTATCGGTTTCTTAGATGATTACATCAAAGTAGTGATGAAGAGAAGTCTAGGTTTGACCGCAGCTCAAAAGCTACTCGGTCAGTTGTTTATCGGACTTGTCCTGTTCTGGGTATTGCTCACCGTACGGACAGCTGAAGGTACAAAATTGGGAGCTATTTTCTCAGTAGATTTACCTTTTACCGATTATGAGTTGACCTTAACGTGGTTGTATCTGCCACTACTTCTTCTGATGATGATCGGGGCATCCAACGCAGTAAACTTAACCGACGGTCTAGATGGACTGCTTGCAGGTACAGCAGCGGTAGCATACGGTGCATATGCCATCATCGGAATGGTACAGAGCAACTATACCGTAGCTATTTTCTCGATCTCCGTGGTAGGTGCGTTGCTTGGTTTTCTCGTCTTTAATGCTCACCCTGCCAAGGTTTTTATGGGGGATACAGGTTCCCTTGCACTAGGTGGTGGGATTGCCGCCCTTGCGATTATTACAGAGACAGAGTTCCTCTTGCCGATTATTGGTGGTGTATTCGTAGTCGAAGCTTTGTCTGTTATGCTTCAGGTCGCCTCCTTCAAAACGAGAGGCAAACGTATTTTCCGAATGAGTCCCTTGCACCATCATTACGAATTAGTTGGCTGGTCTGAGTGGCGTGTTGTTACGACCTTCTGGTTTGCAGGTTTAGTGCTCGCAGTCATCGGTGTTGTGATCGAGATATGGGCATAA
- the murD gene encoding UDP-N-acetylmuramoyl-L-alanine--D-glutamate ligase, producing the protein MGINDQWRNQRIVVIGMARSGVAVAKLLHHLGANVLVNDSKPREKSPEATQLEELGIRVICGYHPEDLITQEIDMVVKNPGVPYHIAPIQMAIELGIPVVTEVEIAGKLSPAPIIGITGSNGKTTTTTLVGLMLEQGDVPSKVAGNIGQALTEVVQDLTPDEWLVAELSSFQLKGAGDFHPRIAAFLNLVSAHMDYHKTIDDYADSKAKIFQNQTAEDFAVLNWDHAHTRALGESGTIHSQMIWFSAKERLDQGIFVEDDWICYHLPRGELTRLLPVKEVKLPGTFNLENCLAATAIALCAGAKPEGICQVLSTFQGVEHRMEFVRKWNKIKFYNNSKATNAEATKNALNSFTEPIVLIAGGLDRGIDFQELIPFMKDHVRALVAYGQSAAILEERAKEAGIEERVIVAEIEAATDTAAKLAKPGDIVLLSPACASWDLYTSFEERGSIFKQAVHRLV; encoded by the coding sequence ATGGGCATAAATGATCAGTGGCGCAATCAGCGTATCGTCGTAATCGGAATGGCTCGCAGTGGTGTAGCGGTAGCTAAGCTCCTTCATCACTTAGGAGCAAATGTTTTGGTCAATGATAGTAAGCCGCGTGAGAAATCTCCCGAGGCCACCCAATTAGAGGAGCTAGGAATCCGTGTAATCTGTGGCTACCATCCAGAAGATCTAATTACGCAAGAAATTGATATGGTGGTGAAAAATCCGGGAGTTCCATATCATATTGCTCCTATTCAAATGGCGATAGAACTTGGCATTCCAGTCGTTACGGAAGTAGAGATCGCAGGTAAACTTTCGCCAGCTCCAATCATTGGGATCACTGGTTCCAATGGTAAGACAACAACTACTACATTGGTAGGTCTGATGCTCGAACAAGGAGATGTACCATCGAAGGTGGCAGGAAATATTGGCCAAGCTTTGACTGAAGTGGTACAAGACCTGACACCAGATGAATGGCTAGTAGCAGAGTTATCTAGTTTTCAATTAAAGGGAGCGGGCGATTTTCATCCGCGAATTGCCGCATTCCTCAATTTGGTATCTGCTCATATGGATTATCATAAAACGATAGATGATTATGCTGATTCCAAAGCGAAAATATTTCAGAATCAAACAGCAGAGGATTTTGCGGTCCTCAATTGGGATCATGCCCATACCAGAGCATTGGGAGAGTCTGGAACGATCCATTCTCAGATGATCTGGTTCTCTGCAAAAGAGCGCTTAGATCAAGGCATATTTGTAGAAGATGATTGGATTTGTTATCACCTTCCGCGAGGAGAGTTGACTCGGCTCCTGCCAGTCAAAGAGGTGAAATTACCAGGTACCTTTAATTTAGAAAACTGTCTAGCAGCTACGGCAATCGCCCTTTGTGCTGGTGCGAAGCCAGAGGGAATATGTCAAGTGCTATCAACCTTTCAAGGTGTGGAGCATCGAATGGAGTTTGTACGAAAGTGGAACAAGATCAAGTTTTATAACAATTCCAAAGCAACGAATGCGGAAGCTACGAAAAATGCACTCAACTCTTTTACGGAGCCGATTGTGCTGATTGCAGGCGGTCTGGATCGAGGGATCGACTTTCAAGAGCTCATACCATTCATGAAAGATCATGTTCGTGCATTGGTGGCTTATGGACAGTCAGCTGCTATTCTGGAAGAACGTGCGAAAGAAGCAGGGATAGAAGAGCGAGTGATCGTAGCCGAGATTGAAGCTGCAACGGATACAGCTGCCAAGTTGGCAAAACCCGGCGATATCGTATTGCTCTCTCCTGCTTGTGCAAGTTGGGATTTATATACCTCTTTTGAAGAACGAGGAAGCATTTTTAAACAAGCTGTGCATAGGCTTGTATAA
- the spoVE gene encoding stage V sporulation protein E — protein sequence MLKPRTSPDFVIVIAILCLLTIGVVMVYSASAAFAYDKYDDAFYFAKRQLLFAALGVFFMFMVANLHPDVFRKWAKPALIACFILLIIVLIPGVGILRNGARSWLGIGAFSIQPSEFTKLAMIAFLGNLFSKPGYPIEKFARGFLPGLGILGLAFGLIMLQPDLGTGTVLFGTGMIIIFAAGARIKHLLGLVLLGIGGFVGLILAAPYRMARITAFLDPWQDPLGAGYQIIQSLFAIGPGGLMGMGFGMSRQKHLYLPEPHTDFIFSIISEELGFLGSATVVILFAVLIWRGFRTAILSPDLFTSLVATGVTSMLMIQSVINIGVVSGVFPVTGVTLPFLSYGGSSLTLTLIAVGILLNLSRFCKPSEK from the coding sequence ATGCTAAAACCGAGAACGTCTCCTGATTTTGTCATTGTCATCGCTATATTGTGTTTGCTAACCATCGGAGTAGTGATGGTGTATAGCGCAAGTGCTGCGTTTGCTTATGACAAATACGACGATGCCTTCTACTTTGCGAAAAGGCAGCTTCTCTTTGCGGCATTGGGCGTTTTCTTTATGTTCATGGTCGCAAATTTACACCCAGATGTATTTCGTAAATGGGCAAAACCTGCACTTATTGCTTGTTTTATTCTACTAATCATCGTCCTTATTCCAGGAGTTGGTATTTTGCGGAATGGGGCGAGAAGTTGGTTAGGGATTGGAGCTTTTAGTATTCAGCCATCAGAATTTACGAAACTAGCAATGATCGCCTTTCTTGGTAATCTGTTTTCCAAACCAGGATATCCAATCGAAAAATTTGCTCGTGGTTTTTTACCTGGGCTAGGGATTTTGGGATTGGCTTTTGGACTGATTATGTTACAACCGGATTTAGGGACAGGAACGGTTCTCTTCGGTACAGGAATGATCATTATCTTTGCGGCTGGAGCGAGGATCAAACACTTGTTAGGGCTTGTCTTGTTAGGGATCGGCGGATTTGTCGGCTTGATCTTAGCCGCTCCGTACCGAATGGCTCGGATCACTGCCTTTCTCGATCCGTGGCAAGATCCACTAGGTGCTGGATATCAGATTATTCAATCCCTATTTGCGATTGGACCGGGTGGTCTCATGGGAATGGGTTTTGGGATGAGTCGACAGAAGCATCTCTATCTCCCTGAGCCACATACGGACTTCATCTTTTCTATTATCTCGGAGGAGCTAGGTTTCTTAGGATCGGCAACTGTTGTCATCTTATTTGCGGTCTTGATCTGGAGAGGATTTCGAACTGCGATCTTGTCACCCGACCTCTTCACTAGTTTAGTCGCCACGGGGGTTACTAGTATGTTGATGATCCAATCGGTGATCAACATCGGAGTAGTTTCTGGCGTCTTTCCTGTCACAGGTGTTACCTTACCATTTCTCAGTTATGGAGGATCGTCTCTTACCTTGACCTTGATTGCAGTGGGCATTTTGTTGAACTTGTCGAGGTTTTGTAAGCCTTCGGAGAAGTAG
- a CDS encoding tetratricopeptide repeat protein, translating into MVDEEIGKALRNYRKSRGLRLKDLADDQLSIATISSIERGIKVRKPKRDYYVKKLGIQNLAELSLNEQHDVNEVKQKLFLLASKIDSGLLDNVLPTFRTLQSQCETNKELLSEYYYLKGKYYFKKSNWNKTKSYLNTCIEICQKNKLFSTNFISCCYKELARVCFFEQNDIQKALEYVNEGLDYYDKDGERQDIRLYLIVGKASYLDKLNLIDESMHLLNEYWESFQEVPDLEVRLNAYEIKASILNKKGEYKKALDYVKEGFALSSINQRHRRSQELLTTWGNICFSLKDYKQAEELYLQSLELEPKTKARDLLVTSYTSLGILYSHLKQNEDASEYFNRALKEGASTKDAQRHCFALTKFADFLIKESKYFEAIISLEEARAIAVKIIFQTP; encoded by the coding sequence GTGGTTGATGAAGAAATCGGAAAGGCACTACGAAATTACCGAAAATCTCGTGGGCTAAGATTAAAAGATCTTGCTGACGACCAATTATCAATTGCCACCATTAGTTCTATTGAGAGAGGAATTAAAGTACGCAAGCCTAAACGAGATTATTATGTAAAGAAGCTCGGCATTCAAAATCTTGCCGAACTGTCTTTGAATGAACAACATGACGTGAATGAGGTAAAACAAAAATTATTTTTGCTAGCTTCCAAAATAGATTCAGGACTTCTGGACAATGTACTTCCTACTTTTCGGACACTCCAATCACAATGTGAAACCAACAAAGAACTTCTAAGCGAATATTACTACCTAAAAGGAAAGTACTACTTTAAAAAGTCCAATTGGAATAAAACAAAGAGTTACCTGAATACTTGTATCGAGATATGTCAAAAGAACAAGTTATTCTCTACTAACTTCATTTCTTGTTGTTACAAAGAACTTGCCCGAGTTTGCTTTTTTGAACAAAATGACATCCAAAAGGCATTGGAATATGTAAATGAAGGATTAGATTATTACGATAAAGATGGAGAGCGGCAAGATATACGTCTCTATCTGATTGTCGGGAAAGCATCCTATCTTGATAAGTTGAATCTGATCGATGAATCGATGCATCTTCTAAATGAGTATTGGGAGTCGTTTCAGGAAGTTCCGGATCTAGAAGTACGCTTAAACGCTTACGAGATCAAAGCATCTATCTTAAACAAAAAGGGGGAGTACAAGAAAGCATTAGATTATGTCAAAGAAGGCTTTGCTCTATCTTCCATTAACCAACGTCATCGAAGATCACAGGAGTTACTCACAACATGGGGGAATATCTGTTTTAGTTTAAAAGATTATAAGCAAGCAGAAGAACTGTATTTGCAATCCTTAGAATTAGAACCCAAAACAAAAGCACGTGATTTGCTAGTTACTTCATACACCAGTCTAGGTATCCTATACAGCCATTTAAAACAAAATGAAGACGCATCAGAATACTTCAACCGTGCTCTAAAAGAAGGAGCAAGTACAAAAGATGCTCAACGACACTGTTTTGCTTTAACAAAATTTGCAGATTTCTTGATAAAAGAAAGCAAATATTTTGAAGCAATCATTTCCTTAGAAGAAGCCCGAGCAATCGCCGTAAAAATCATTTTTCAAACCCCTTAA